A portion of the Ralstonia nicotianae genome contains these proteins:
- the fliD gene encoding flagellar filament capping protein FliD, translated as MATTTSTTSTTSTSSAGTISFPGIGTSIDVSTLVTKLMSVESQPLTLLQSTQTSYQAQLSAVGTLKSSLSTFQSALSSLTSLSGFTSMKASGYDTSILSASVTSSAPSGTYAVNVTQLAQSQVLAAQGQTSTTAAIGSGASTTISFQFGTVSGGTLSNGKYTGATFTQNGNLTGGSITINSSNNTLAGIRDAINSANLGVSASIVNDGSSTPNRLVLTSTAGGSSSEMKISVSGDSTLASLLSNDPAGTQNMSEVTTGQNAQATINGIAVQSPTNTLSNVVDGTSLTLSKTGSTTVSVANDSTSTTTGVVNFVKAYNALRISLNSLTNIDTSNSANNGALASDVSTKTLINQITDVLGQAIGSGTYQSMGSIGVTMGSDGTLSIDDTKLSAAIAASPSQVASLFAGAGTATDALVSVPSFSDSTQAGTYAVNVTQLATQGSLKGSAAANTTITQGANDTLAITVSNITTNITVPAGSYTASSLAAQIQSQLNASTGLQNAGITASVAADSSGVLTFTSSQYGSTSNVSISGNGASSLVGSSPTSVTGQDVQGTINGVAATGSGQNLYGATGTAVDGLTVKVAGGAVGSRGTVTVQRGYAAQLNTVMTSLLSSTGMVQNETDSINNSLTSLASRISTMQTQLSAKEALYYTQFNTLSALVASMTNTSTYLTTQLAAIAKQTSSSSS; from the coding sequence ATGGCGACCACCACGAGCACCACGAGCACCACCAGCACCTCCAGCGCGGGGACGATTTCCTTCCCGGGCATCGGCACGAGCATCGATGTCTCCACGCTGGTCACCAAGCTGATGAGTGTGGAAAGCCAGCCGCTGACGCTGCTGCAGAGTACGCAAACGTCATATCAGGCACAGCTGTCCGCGGTGGGCACGCTCAAGAGTTCGCTCTCCACCTTTCAGTCCGCGCTCTCAAGCCTGACCTCGCTGTCGGGCTTCACCTCGATGAAGGCGAGCGGCTATGACACCTCGATCCTGAGCGCCTCGGTGACGAGCTCGGCCCCGTCGGGCACCTACGCCGTCAATGTGACCCAGCTTGCGCAATCGCAGGTCCTGGCGGCGCAGGGGCAGACCTCGACCACCGCGGCCATCGGCAGCGGCGCATCGACCACGATTTCGTTCCAGTTCGGCACCGTGTCGGGTGGCACGCTGTCCAACGGCAAGTACACCGGCGCGACGTTCACGCAGAACGGCAACCTGACCGGCGGTTCGATCACCATCAATTCGTCGAACAACACCCTGGCCGGCATTCGCGATGCGATCAATTCGGCCAACCTGGGCGTGTCGGCCAGCATCGTCAACGATGGCAGCAGCACGCCCAACCGTCTGGTGCTGACCTCCACGGCGGGCGGCTCCAGCTCGGAGATGAAGATCTCGGTGTCGGGCGATTCGACCCTGGCCTCGCTGCTGTCGAACGATCCGGCCGGCACGCAGAACATGAGCGAAGTCACCACGGGCCAGAATGCCCAGGCGACCATCAATGGCATTGCCGTGCAGAGCCCGACCAACACGCTGTCGAACGTGGTCGATGGGACCTCGCTGACGTTGTCCAAGACCGGCAGCACGACGGTCTCGGTCGCCAACGACTCGACGTCCACCACCACCGGCGTGGTCAATTTCGTCAAGGCCTACAACGCGCTGCGCATTTCGCTGAACTCGCTCACCAACATCGATACCAGCAACAGCGCCAACAACGGTGCGCTGGCGAGCGACGTCAGCACCAAGACGCTGATCAACCAGATTACCGATGTGCTCGGCCAAGCCATCGGCTCGGGCACCTATCAGTCGATGGGCAGCATCGGCGTGACAATGGGTTCGGACGGCACGCTGTCGATCGACGACACCAAGCTGTCGGCCGCGATCGCCGCATCGCCCAGCCAGGTGGCGAGCCTGTTCGCGGGCGCCGGCACGGCCACGGATGCGCTGGTGTCGGTGCCGAGCTTCTCGGATTCGACCCAGGCGGGCACCTACGCCGTCAACGTGACGCAACTGGCCACGCAGGGCTCGCTGAAAGGCTCGGCGGCGGCCAATACGACGATCACGCAGGGCGCGAACGACACGCTGGCGATTACCGTCAGCAACATCACCACCAATATCACGGTGCCGGCCGGCAGCTACACGGCCTCGAGCCTGGCGGCACAGATCCAGAGTCAGCTCAACGCCTCGACCGGTTTGCAGAACGCCGGGATCACGGCCTCCGTGGCGGCGGACTCCAGCGGCGTGCTGACGTTCACATCCAGCCAGTACGGCTCGACGTCGAACGTCTCGATCTCGGGCAACGGCGCTTCGTCGCTGGTGGGCAGCAGCCCGACCTCGGTGACCGGCCAGGATGTGCAGGGCACCATCAACGGTGTGGCGGCAACCGGGTCGGGCCAGAACCTGTACGGCGCCACCGGCACGGCGGTCGACGGCCTGACCGTGAAGGTGGCTGGCGGCGCGGTCGGCAGCCGCGGTACCGTGACCGTGCAGCGTGGCTATGCCGCGCAGCTCAACACGGTGATGACGAGCCTGCTGTCCTCCACCGGCATGGTGCAGAACGAGACCGACTCCATCAACAACTCGCTGACGTCGCTGGCGAGCCGGATCAGCACCATGCAGACACAACTGAGCGCCAAAGAGGCGCTGTACTACACGCAGTTCAACACGCTGTCTGCCCTGGTGGCCAGCATGACGAATACCAGCACCTATCTGACCACGCAGCTGGCGGCCATCGCGAAGCAGACGTCGTCGAGCAGCAGCTGA
- a CDS encoding flagellin N-terminal helical domain-containing protein: MSLSLNTNISSLQTQQALSQSQSALQKSLQRLSTGLRVNSAQDDSAAYAASSSLTTTLNSQTQGIQNANGANSYLQTADSYLGQVENNLQRMRQLAVESNNGGLSAADQTNLDKEYQQLATANKNIETNANYNGNKLFDGSVASTTFQYGQNAATDVTTVTNVNMSTFGTLTGTSVTSAANATAAQAAIDTDLTSLKAARASLGAQQSGLASTINTLTSNNTALSAAKSTLIDTDYASETSNMTRQNILQQAGTAMLAQANSAPNSILNLLKG, translated from the coding sequence ATGTCCCTCAGCCTCAATACCAACATCTCGTCCCTGCAAACGCAGCAAGCCCTGTCGCAATCGCAGTCCGCTCTGCAAAAGTCGCTGCAGCGCCTGTCGACCGGTCTGCGTGTGAACAGCGCGCAGGATGATTCTGCGGCCTACGCGGCATCCAGCAGCCTGACCACGACCCTGAACTCGCAAACGCAAGGTATTCAGAACGCCAACGGTGCGAACTCGTACCTGCAAACGGCCGACTCGTACCTGGGCCAGGTTGAAAACAACCTGCAACGTATGCGCCAACTGGCTGTGGAATCCAACAACGGCGGTCTGTCGGCAGCCGACCAGACCAACCTGGACAAGGAATACCAACAGCTGGCAACGGCCAACAAGAACATCGAAACCAACGCCAACTACAACGGCAACAAGCTGTTCGACGGCTCGGTGGCTTCGACGACCTTCCAATATGGCCAGAACGCAGCCACGGACGTGACCACGGTCACCAACGTCAACATGTCGACCTTCGGCACGCTGACCGGCACGAGCGTGACCAGCGCTGCCAACGCGACCGCAGCCCAGGCCGCGATCGATACCGACCTGACCTCCCTGAAGGCCGCCCGCGCCAGCCTGGGTGCGCAGCAGTCGGGTCTGGCGTCGACCATCAACACGCTGACGTCGAACAACACGGCCCTGTCGGCCGCCAAGTCGACGCTGATCGATACCGACTACGCTTCTGAAACGTCGAACATGACCCGCCAGAACATCCTGCAGCAAGCGGGTACCGCCATGCTGGCGCAGGCCAACTCGGCACCCAACAGCATTCTGAACCTGCTGAAGGGCTAA
- a CDS encoding MarR family winged helix-turn-helix transcriptional regulator, whose protein sequence is MTDALALDQQLCFPLYAAGHLLTRLYRPLLDELGLTYPQYLVMLACWQQAPCAVGDLGRTLYLDTGTLTPLLKRLEEQGLVTRTRDRDDQRRVVIELTEAGRGLRERAVKVPDALVCRIPLEPGEIGATRDVLRKLLDALAVADDRA, encoded by the coding sequence GTGACCGACGCGCTGGCGCTCGATCAGCAGCTTTGCTTTCCCCTGTATGCCGCCGGCCACCTGCTGACCCGGCTGTACCGTCCGTTGCTCGACGAGCTCGGGCTGACCTATCCGCAATACCTGGTGATGCTGGCCTGCTGGCAGCAGGCGCCGTGCGCGGTGGGCGACCTCGGCCGCACGCTGTACCTGGACACCGGCACGCTGACGCCGCTGCTCAAGCGGCTGGAAGAACAGGGGCTGGTGACCCGCACCCGCGACCGCGACGACCAGCGCCGCGTGGTGATCGAACTGACGGAAGCCGGCCGGGGGCTGCGCGAACGCGCAGTCAAAGTGCCGGATGCGCTGGTGTGCCGGATTCCGCTCGAACCCGGCGAAATCGGCGCCACGCGGGATGTGCTGCGCAAGCTGCTGGATGCGCTGGCAGTCGCGGACGACCGCGCGTAG
- a CDS encoding putative bifunctional diguanylate cyclase/phosphodiesterase has translation MVNALTEGLLVCDGQRRITYANPSAARLLGVPLDALVGMRLPEVVASAIDEFDTPIREVDWPDGEVLAQGQPQLNQIFGMRCLDGRTVWVSTNWTPLYAEAGEPMTAAPAARHAQPYAVLVSLVDITQIREAQQRIRHLATHDTLTGLLNRCALEDRLEHALALARRNRSRVSVMFLDLDRFKNVNDTLGHQFGDQLLREVAARLQACAREADTVARLGGDEFVVMLESLDGTGTRRVAERILAAIGAPFHIDGQELFLGVSIGIAVAPHDGDDPNTLLRKADAAMYLAKERGRNNFQTFTSDLDDRVSRRFRIESGLRRASDRNEFYANYQPRVDVRTGRIVGVEALIRWNSTDFGRLMPGQFIQDAEETGLIVEIDRWILRAACDQLARWRRIGLPHLRMSINLSGQAFSSGQLSGMVRGALTSSGLPGEAVELEMTEGILIRDDPSLHTLLTELRALGVSLALDDFGTGYSSLSYLHRFPIDTLKIDRSFVQDLPHVAERAAITRAIIMMAQAMGMKTVAEGVETAGQLEFLSEIGCDEYQGYLLTRPLEPAAMHDLVREHERRYGAARPGFLPL, from the coding sequence ATGGTCAACGCGCTGACCGAGGGGCTCCTGGTGTGCGATGGGCAGCGCCGGATCACCTATGCCAACCCGAGCGCGGCGCGCCTGCTGGGCGTGCCGCTCGACGCGCTGGTCGGCATGCGGCTGCCGGAGGTGGTGGCATCGGCCATCGACGAGTTCGATACCCCCATCCGCGAGGTCGACTGGCCGGACGGCGAGGTGCTGGCCCAGGGCCAGCCCCAGCTCAACCAGATCTTCGGCATGCGCTGCCTGGACGGGCGCACCGTGTGGGTTTCCACCAACTGGACGCCGCTGTATGCCGAGGCCGGCGAGCCGATGACGGCCGCGCCCGCGGCCCGCCACGCGCAGCCCTATGCCGTGCTGGTGTCGCTGGTCGACATCACGCAGATCCGCGAGGCGCAGCAGCGCATCCGCCACCTGGCCACGCACGATACGCTGACCGGCCTGCTGAACCGCTGCGCGCTGGAAGACCGGCTGGAGCACGCGCTGGCGCTGGCGCGGCGCAACCGCTCGCGCGTGTCCGTGATGTTCCTCGACCTGGACCGCTTCAAGAACGTCAACGACACGCTGGGCCACCAGTTCGGCGACCAGCTCCTGCGCGAGGTGGCCGCCCGCCTGCAGGCCTGCGCCCGCGAGGCCGACACCGTGGCCCGCCTGGGCGGCGACGAATTCGTCGTCATGCTGGAGTCGCTCGACGGCACGGGCACGCGCCGCGTGGCCGAGCGCATCCTGGCGGCCATCGGCGCGCCGTTCCATATCGACGGGCAGGAGCTGTTCCTGGGCGTGTCGATCGGCATCGCCGTGGCGCCGCACGACGGCGACGACCCCAACACGCTGCTGCGCAAGGCCGACGCCGCCATGTACCTGGCCAAGGAGCGCGGCCGCAACAACTTCCAGACCTTCACCAGCGACCTGGACGACCGCGTCTCGCGGCGCTTCCGCATCGAATCGGGCCTGCGCCGCGCCAGCGACCGCAATGAGTTCTACGCCAACTACCAGCCGCGGGTGGACGTCCGCACCGGCCGCATCGTCGGGGTAGAGGCGCTGATCCGCTGGAATTCCACCGATTTCGGGCGCCTGATGCCCGGCCAGTTCATCCAGGATGCCGAAGAGACCGGCCTGATCGTCGAGATCGACCGCTGGATCCTGCGCGCCGCCTGCGACCAGCTGGCGCGCTGGCGCCGCATCGGGCTGCCGCACCTGCGCATGTCGATCAACCTGTCGGGGCAGGCGTTCAGCTCCGGCCAGCTGAGCGGCATGGTGCGGGGCGCGCTGACGAGCAGCGGCCTGCCGGGCGAGGCCGTCGAGCTGGAGATGACCGAAGGCATCCTGATCCGCGATGATCCGTCGCTGCACACGCTGCTGACCGAGCTGCGGGCACTGGGCGTGTCCCTGGCGCTGGACGATTTCGGCACGGGGTATTCGTCGCTGTCCTATCTGCACCGCTTCCCGATCGATACCCTCAAGATCGACCGCTCGTTCGTGCAGGACCTGCCCCACGTGGCCGAACGCGCGGCCATCACCCGGGCCATCATCATGATGGCGCAGGCGATGGGCATGAAGACCGTGGCCGAGGGCGTGGAGACCGCCGGGCAGCTCGAATTCCTGAGCGAGATCGGTTGCGACGAGTACCAGGGCTACCTGCTGACGCGGCCGCTGGAGCCGGCCGCCATGCACGACCTCGTGCGCGAGCACGAGCGGCGCTACGGCGCGGCGCGGCCGGGTTTCCTGCCGCTGTAA
- a CDS encoding flagellar protein FliT: MFRNLPIKDSESLFICYEAIARLTAEMVAAADVGNWEVVSTLERESATYVEMLRRSEPHPPLSHADLERKRALLVRILEDDARVRAVVHPRLDRLQKRIDTARRASNASLAYGSMARF, from the coding sequence ATGTTCCGGAACCTACCGATCAAGGACAGCGAAAGCCTGTTCATTTGCTATGAAGCCATCGCACGGCTGACCGCCGAGATGGTCGCCGCGGCCGATGTGGGCAACTGGGAAGTCGTCAGCACGCTCGAGCGCGAAAGCGCGACCTACGTCGAGATGCTGCGTCGCTCCGAGCCCCATCCGCCGCTGTCGCACGCGGATCTCGAGCGCAAGCGCGCGCTGCTCGTGCGCATTCTCGAAGACGATGCGCGTGTGCGGGCCGTGGTGCATCCCAGGCTCGACCGCCTGCAGAAGCGCATCGACACGGCGCGCCGCGCCAGCAACGCCAGCCTGGCCTACGGCAGCATGGCGCGCTTCTAG
- the fliS gene encoding flagellar export chaperone FliS — MYAAHRAIGAYAQVGVETSVVDASPHRLIAMLFEAARAAISLASAAMQRGDVLVRLRAFDKVISIIGQGLQASLDRERGGEIATQLDTLYDYMLRRLLLANATNDVAILEEVDRLLAPLQEAWSEIGKPGVVAGHLSVVS; from the coding sequence ATGTACGCAGCACACCGTGCCATCGGTGCCTACGCACAAGTCGGCGTTGAAACGTCCGTGGTGGACGCCAGCCCGCACCGGCTGATCGCCATGCTGTTCGAAGCGGCGCGCGCCGCCATCAGCCTGGCGTCGGCCGCCATGCAGCGCGGCGATGTGCTGGTCAGGCTGCGCGCCTTCGACAAGGTCATCTCGATCATCGGCCAGGGCCTGCAGGCCAGCCTGGACCGCGAGCGCGGCGGCGAAATCGCCACGCAGCTCGACACGCTGTACGATTACATGCTGCGTCGGCTGTTGCTGGCCAACGCGACCAACGATGTGGCGATCCTGGAAGAAGTCGATCGTTTGCTGGCGCCGTTGCAGGAAGCCTGGAGCGAGATCGGCAAGCCTGGTGTCGTCGCAGGCCATCTGAGTGTCGTGAGTTGA
- a CDS encoding LuxR C-terminal-related transcriptional regulator produces MLNVLIVEPHDIARTGLRQILKDSRLARQIEAVPDLSGNPGLLDQREWDVLLFSVESASGDEFQTIKAVRQQHARLAVLAMGRHPEALLAVRALKAGASGYLPMNATQPQLLAAVNAISKGKKYLPPDLVEVLADNLNVDWDKPRHDVLSDREFQTLRMLGSGRTLGEIADALQISAKTVSVYRGRVLAKMRLRNNAELTMYVVSNGLQL; encoded by the coding sequence ATGCTGAACGTCCTCATCGTCGAACCGCACGATATCGCCCGTACGGGCCTGCGCCAGATCCTGAAGGATTCGCGCCTGGCCCGGCAGATCGAAGCCGTACCGGATTTATCCGGAAACCCGGGCCTGCTCGACCAGCGCGAGTGGGACGTCCTGCTGTTTTCCGTCGAATCGGCCAGCGGCGACGAGTTCCAGACCATCAAGGCGGTCCGCCAGCAGCACGCGCGCCTGGCGGTGCTGGCGATGGGCCGCCACCCGGAGGCGCTGCTCGCCGTGCGCGCGCTCAAGGCCGGCGCCTCCGGCTACCTGCCGATGAACGCCACCCAGCCGCAGCTGCTGGCGGCCGTCAACGCCATCTCCAAGGGCAAGAAATACCTGCCCCCGGACCTGGTCGAAGTGCTGGCCGACAACCTGAACGTGGATTGGGACAAGCCGCGCCATGACGTGCTGTCCGACCGCGAATTCCAGACGCTGCGCATGCTGGGCTCGGGCCGCACGCTGGGCGAGATCGCCGACGCGCTGCAGATCAGCGCCAAGACGGTCAGCGTGTACCGTGGGCGCGTCCTGGCGAAGATGAGGCTGCGCAACAACGCGGAGCTGACCATGTACGTCGTCAGCAACGGGCTCCAGCTGTAG
- a CDS encoding glycosyltransferase family 2 protein gives MRRQPKPGRRPDLALVVIARNEAACIERCLRSARPHVDRMIVLDTGSTDATVAIAEACGAQVRHFTWVDDFSAARNAALQFADADWNLVMDADEWLESGAGELREACTFGPLLGVVCIQSLDDAGGATQRTNTWIPRLLPRGVRYQGRVHEQPVASLRRVRLPLVFGHDGYVSAKLEKKRGRNAALLHAELADRPDDPYVLYQLGKETEINGKDPAQAADLYAQAAAGAPANAPYRHDACIRLLLCLRQSGRLDEAITRAGEWMDTWAASPDYFFVLGHLMFDAALRHPAQAAEHWLPMAEHAFLRCLAIGDQPKLDDSVFGRGSFAAAENLAVVYRALNQPLKADEYQALSQRLKADPAAR, from the coding sequence ATGCGCAGACAGCCCAAGCCCGGCAGGCGGCCTGACCTCGCGCTGGTCGTCATCGCGCGCAACGAGGCGGCCTGCATCGAGCGCTGCCTGCGCAGCGCCCGGCCCCATGTCGACCGCATGATCGTGCTCGACACGGGCTCGACCGACGCGACCGTCGCCATTGCCGAGGCCTGCGGCGCGCAGGTCCGCCATTTCACCTGGGTCGACGATTTTTCCGCCGCCCGGAATGCCGCGCTGCAATTCGCCGATGCCGACTGGAACCTGGTGATGGACGCAGACGAGTGGCTGGAGAGCGGCGCCGGCGAACTGCGCGAAGCCTGCACGTTCGGCCCCCTGCTCGGGGTGGTCTGCATCCAGAGCCTGGACGATGCCGGCGGCGCGACGCAGCGGACCAACACCTGGATTCCGCGCCTGCTGCCGCGCGGCGTCCGCTACCAGGGCCGCGTCCACGAGCAGCCGGTCGCGTCGCTGCGGCGCGTGCGGCTGCCGCTGGTGTTCGGCCACGACGGCTACGTCAGCGCCAAGCTGGAAAAGAAGCGCGGCCGCAATGCCGCGCTGCTGCACGCGGAGCTGGCCGATCGCCCGGACGATCCCTATGTCCTGTACCAACTGGGCAAGGAAACGGAAATCAACGGCAAGGACCCGGCACAAGCCGCCGACCTGTATGCGCAGGCCGCTGCCGGCGCGCCGGCCAACGCGCCCTATCGGCACGACGCCTGCATCCGCCTGCTGCTGTGCCTGAGGCAATCGGGCCGGCTCGACGAGGCGATCACCCGCGCCGGCGAGTGGATGGACACATGGGCCGCATCGCCCGATTACTTCTTCGTGCTCGGGCACCTCATGTTCGATGCGGCGCTCAGGCACCCCGCCCAGGCCGCGGAGCACTGGCTGCCGATGGCGGAGCACGCCTTCCTGCGCTGCCTGGCCATCGGCGACCAGCCGAAACTCGACGACAGCGTCTTCGGACGCGGCAGCTTCGCCGCGGCCGAGAACCTGGCCGTCGTCTACCGGGCCCTGAACCAGCCCCTGAAAGCCGACGAATACCAGGCGCTGTCGCAGCGCCTGAAGGCGGACCCGGCCGCGCGCTGA